The Acidianus infernus genome window below encodes:
- a CDS encoding metal-dependent transcriptional regulator, translating into MELSEALENYIKEIYELEEVKGQAKVTDLIIAFQVSPGTISKALDRLESLGLITRSNRKLKLTDDGRKIAERLIRSHRLSERLLTDVIGVDWIRAHEIAHRLEHIWPDDVLDKIDAILGFPSTCPHGHPIPGRMKIPTGKLLSEVNEGEYKVIMIVKEEEWILRNMEMLGIKPGETIKLLKKDEDKFIVQINGKISEITKTLADQVVVNV; encoded by the coding sequence ATGGAATTATCGGAAGCGCTTGAGAATTATATTAAAGAAATTTACGAGCTCGAAGAAGTAAAAGGTCAAGCTAAAGTTACTGACTTAATTATTGCTTTTCAAGTTTCTCCTGGTACAATAAGTAAGGCTTTAGATAGATTAGAATCATTGGGGCTAATTACTAGATCCAATAGGAAGTTGAAACTTACTGATGATGGAAGAAAGATTGCAGAAAGGTTAATAAGATCTCATAGGCTTTCCGAAAGGTTGCTTACTGATGTTATTGGAGTTGATTGGATTAGGGCTCATGAAATAGCCCATAGGTTAGAGCACATTTGGCCTGACGACGTTTTAGATAAGATTGATGCGATATTAGGCTTTCCCTCCACCTGTCCCCACGGGCATCCTATACCAGGTAGAATGAAGATACCTACTGGTAAATTATTATCAGAAGTAAATGAGGGAGAATACAAGGTAATTATGATAGTTAAAGAAGAAGAATGGATATTAAGAAATATGGAAATGTTAGGAATAAAACCGGGGGAGACTATAAAGCTTTTAAAAAAGGATGAAGATAAGTTTATTGTTCAAATTAATGGTAAAATAAGTGAAATAACAAAAACATTAGCTGATCAGGTAGTTGTAAATGTCTGA
- a CDS encoding glycerate 2-kinase: MNFSIIDKILEYADPYNALMEKVKVEKDKIIVQGKEYKFSKPLMIAVGKASYKMAKFFLDRIEPVDYLVITPHGSNLPLKNVIEAGHPQVDEFSLKAGERVKEMLTTEDYDLLIFLLSGGASALLEDPVIPLEEYRKINDRLIKSGLEITKINIVRKHLSRLKGGSLAKLSKAKVLTLIVSDVPGNDLGSIGSGYTVADKSTVKDAKEILEDIGLPEYSRYLIETPKEVNADNYIILDNMDVLKKISSHLYNPLILTSQVVGEAKDLGKFIASIYKSILQYSIPFKKGSIIIGGEPEVTITGRFGKGGRNGEVALSLLQEARGNYEFYAIATDGIDGNSEYAGCVIRGDMNISYEEIEESLKNHSSYELLERYSAVIKTGLTYTNVNNVYILMVD; this comes from the coding sequence ATGAATTTCTCTATTATAGATAAGATTCTAGAATACGCAGATCCTTATAATGCACTTATGGAAAAAGTGAAAGTCGAAAAGGATAAGATAATAGTACAAGGTAAGGAATACAAATTTTCCAAGCCTCTTATGATAGCAGTTGGTAAAGCCTCTTATAAAATGGCTAAATTCTTTCTAGATAGAATAGAACCAGTAGACTATTTGGTTATAACTCCTCATGGGTCTAATTTACCTTTAAAGAACGTCATAGAAGCAGGTCACCCTCAAGTTGACGAGTTCAGCCTAAAAGCAGGGGAAAGAGTAAAGGAAATGCTTACAACAGAAGATTATGATCTTTTAATTTTCTTACTTTCTGGAGGAGCATCAGCTCTACTAGAAGATCCAGTCATTCCTCTAGAAGAATATAGAAAAATTAACGATAGGTTGATAAAATCTGGTTTGGAGATAACAAAAATTAACATAGTGAGAAAGCACTTATCGAGGCTTAAAGGAGGTTCTTTGGCTAAATTATCTAAAGCCAAAGTTTTGACTCTTATTGTAAGTGACGTTCCGGGTAATGATTTAGGAAGTATAGGTAGCGGGTATACTGTAGCAGATAAAAGCACAGTTAAGGACGCTAAAGAAATTCTTGAAGATATAGGTCTTCCAGAGTATTCTAGATACTTAATAGAAACGCCAAAAGAAGTTAATGCTGATAATTATATTATTCTGGATAACATGGACGTATTAAAGAAGATTTCTTCTCATCTTTATAATCCTCTTATTCTTACTTCCCAAGTAGTTGGAGAGGCAAAAGATCTAGGAAAATTTATTGCATCAATATATAAATCAATTTTACAATATTCTATACCTTTCAAAAAAGGTAGCATAATAATAGGTGGAGAACCAGAAGTTACAATAACTGGGAGATTCGGAAAAGGGGGAAGAAATGGCGAAGTAGCCCTTTCGCTTTTACAAGAGGCTAGAGGAAATTATGAATTTTATGCAATTGCCACAGACGGAATAGATGGAAATAGTGAGTATGCAGGCTGTGTAATTAGAGGAGACATGAATATAAGTTATGAGGAAATTGAGGAAAGTCTAAAAAATCATTCAAGTTATGAACTCTTAGAGAGGTATTCTGCAGTAATCAAAACAGGCCTTACGTATACTAATGTAAATAACGTTTACATCTTAATGGTTGATTGA